Proteins co-encoded in one Scomber scombrus chromosome 14, fScoSco1.1, whole genome shotgun sequence genomic window:
- the htatsf1 gene encoding HIV Tat-specific factor 1 has protein sequence MSGEANKEFMEQLRMQELYGQKNDDGSDPNTYTDKDGTVYDWDHEKKAWFPKITEDFIAAYQANYGFTKEGEPDASGAAVSSTDPAASEKEKKGDDSQKPKPDEQETSAKDAKQKGEKRKGDPGWFDIDDTKNTNVYVSGLPPDTSTEEFAEIMSKCGIVMRDPITEEYKVKLYKDHQGNLKGDGLCCYLKKESVALAMRLIDESEVRGYKLHVEAARFELKGQYDASKKKKKSKDYRKKMQQQQKQLDWRPEKKGEVRKRHEKVVIIRNMFHPSDFEEDPLVLNEYRDDLRSECEKFGEVKKVILFDRHPDGVASIAFKEPEQADACIQSFNARWFGGRQLSAQLWDGTTDYQVEETTREREERLKTWSTFLDGSAAGQQNNNKNDAAKPAADGATATEPTEPSEPSSTTEPEQRPETEPQPSQKKEKEKEKEEEVDSTDSSMAGSDDEED, from the exons ATGAGCGGTGAGGCCAACAAGGAGTTTATGGAGCAGCTGCGGATGCAGGAACTCTACGGTCAGAAAAATGATGACGGTTCTGACCCAAACACCTACACTGACAAGGATGGGACCGTGTATGACTGGGACCATGAAAAGAAGGCCTGGTTCCCTAAA ATAACAGAAGACTTCATCGCAGCTTACCAGGCCAACTATGGCTTCACCAAGGAAGGAGAACCAGACGCCAGCGGCGCCGCAGTGAGCAGCACCGACCCAGCAGCttcagaaaaggagaaaaagggagaTGACTCTCAAAAGCCAAAACCAGACGAGCAAGAGACCTCAGCCAAAGATGCCAAACAGAAaggggagaagaggaaaggGGATCCAG GATGGTTTGATATTGACgacactaaaaacacaaacGTCTATGTGTCAG GCCTGCCCCCTGACACCAGCACTGAGGAGTTTGCTGAGATAATGTCCAAATGCGGCATCGTTATGCGGGACCCCATCACTGAAGAGTACAAAGTCAAACTCTACAAGGACCACCAAGGGAATCTGAAGGGAGATGGCCTCTGTTGCTATCTTAAG AAGGAGTCGGTGGCACTGGCTATGCGTCTGATTGATGAGTCGGAGGTCCGAGGTTACAAACTCCATGTGGAAGCGGCAAGGTTCGAGCTAAAGGGCCAGTATGACGccagcaagaagaagaagaagagcaaagACTATAGGAAGAAgatgcagcagcaacagaa gcAGTTGGATTGGAGgccagagaaaaaaggagaagtgaGGAAGAGACATGAAAAAGTTGTCATCATCAGGAACATGTTCCATCCCAGTGACTTTGAG GAAGACCCACTGGTGCTGAACGAGTATCGTGACGATCTGCGGTCAGAGTGTGAGAAGTTCGGGGAGGTGAAGAAAGTCATCCTCTTTGAT AGACACCCAGACGGTGTTGCATCAATCGCCTTTAAGGAGCCCGAGCAAGCTGATGCATGCATCCAGTCATTCAACGCTCGCTGGTTTGGAGGGAGGCAGCTGTCTGCTCAGCTGTGGGATGGAACGACAGACTATCAG GTGGAAGAGACGACACGAGAGCGGGAGGAGCGGCTGAAGACTTGGTCCACTTTCCTCGACGGAAGCGCCGCGGGCcagcagaacaacaacaaaaacgaTGCCGccaaaccagcagcagatggcGCCACTGCCACAGAACCCACAGAACCTTCAGAACCCTCCAGCACCACTGAGCCTGAACAGCGCCCAGAAACAGAACCGCAGCCTtcacagaaaaaggaaaaggaaaaggaaaaggaagaggaagtggaCTCCACAGACAGCAGCATGGCAGGAAGTGATGACGAGGAAGATTAG